Proteins encoded within one genomic window of Oryza brachyantha chromosome 7, ObraRS2, whole genome shotgun sequence:
- the LOC102704631 gene encoding cysteine-rich receptor-like protein kinase 10, whose product MRGGSLHGVLLPVLVVLALALPLASAQPWPICGSNGNYTANSTYQANLKQLADELRKNVSSSLFAAGAVGSVPDAVYALAICRGDANASACADCVGTIFQDAQQLCAYDKEVSIVYDTCYLRFSNVNFLSSTDNSGLVNLYNGQNVTGEDIARYDRAVTGLLNATAGYAADNSSRRFATGELAGFSEQYPKIYAMEQCRPDLAPAQCRRCLDDLVGQLWQTFDRNTKGARSVGARCNIRFELYSFYTIPSMLKLQAEAVAPSPSSAPAGQPPAVPGTTQEKRRNGAGKILAIVMPIVAATLAATVIGFCLWRRRRPAKTPPPGPLRYASRSEEIESIDSLILDLSTLQIATDNFSENNKLGEGGFGVVYKGTLPYGQDIAVKRLSQSSLQGMGELKNELVLVAKLQHKNLVRLVGVCLEEHERMLVYEYMPNRSLDTILFDSEKSSLLDWGRRLKIINGVARGMQYLHEDSQLKIVHRDLKASNVLLDSDFNPKISDFGLARLFGGDQTQDVTNRVVGTYGYMAPEYAMRGHYSVKSDVFSFGVLILEIVTGKRNSGSYYSEQSGDLLSVIWEHWTTGTITEMVDRSMAGGASGREIARCIHVGLLCVQENPASRPTMSAVNVMLSSGTVSLQAASRPAFYIRKGGDGSTGTYSGGSFVGTLPSSGRSAPMSPNEVSITELEPR is encoded by the exons atgcGCGGCGGCTCGCTCCATGGCGTGCTGCTGCCCGTCCTCGTGGTGCTCGCGCTCGCGCTGCCGCTGGCATCAGCCCAGCCGTGGCCGATATGCGGCAGCAACGGCAACTACACGGCGAACAGCACCTACCAGGCCAACCTCAAGCAGCTagccgacgagctccgcaAGAACGTCTCCAGCAGTCTCTTCGCAGCCGGCGCCGTTGGCTCCGTGCCGGACGCCGTTTACGCGCTCGCGATCTGCCGCGGCGACGCCAACGCCTCCGCCTGCGCCGACTGCGTCGGCACCATCTTCCAGGACGCGCAGCAGCTGTGCGCCTACGACAAGGAGGTGTCCATCGTCTACGACACCTGCTACCTCCGCTTCTCCAACGTCAACTTCCTCTCCTCCACAGACAACTCCGGCCTGGTGAACCTCTACAACGGCCAGAACGTCACGGGCGAAGACATCGCCCGCTACGACCGCGCGGTCACGGGCCTCCTCAACGCCACCGCGGGGTACGCGGCGGACAACTCGTCCAGGCGGTTCGCGACGGGCGAGCTGGCGGGGTTCAGCGAGCAGTACCCCAAGATCTACGCCATGGAGCAGTGCAGGCCGGACCTGGCGCCGGCGCAGTGCCGGCGGTGCCTCGACGACCTGGTGGGGCAGCTGTGGCAGACGTTCGATCGGAACACCAAGGGCGCCAGGAGCGTCGGCGCGCGGTGCAACATTAGGTTCGAGCTGTACTCGTTCTACACCATCCCTTCCATGCTGAAACTGCAAGCCGaggccgtcgcgccgtcgccgtcgtcggctcCGGCAGGGCAGCCGCCTGCTGTGCCGGGCACCACACAAG agaaaaggagaaacgGAGCAGGTAAAATTCTTGCAATTGTAATGCCTATAGTTGCTGCCACACTGGCAGCCACAGTAATTGGATTCTGTctgtggaggaggagaagaccAGCAAAAACACCTCCCCCAGGACCGCTACGAT ATGCATCTCGTTCGGAGGAGATCGAAAGTATCGACTCCCTTATTCTTGATCTATCAACACTCCAAATCGCAACAGACAACTTTtctgaaaataacaaacttGGTGAAGGAGGATTTGGTGTTGTTTACAAG GGTACCCTACCATATGGTCAAGATATAGCAGTAAAGAGGCTCTCACAGAGCTCTCTGCAAGGAATGGGGGAGCTGAAAAATGAGCTGGTGTTGGTTGCCAAACTCCAGCACAAGAATCTTGTCCGGCTGGTCGGTGTCTGTCTGGAAGAGCATGAGAGGATGCTTGTCTATGAATACATGCCCAATAGAAGCTTGGATACCATTCTTTTTG ACTCTGAGAAAAGCAGTTTGCTAGACTGGGGAAGAAGGCTGAAGATAATAAACGGGGTTGCTCGAGGGATGCAGTATCTCCATGAAGATTCCCAGCTGAAGATTGTTCACCGGGACCTCAAGGCAAGCAATGTCCTGCTCGACTCCGATTTCAACCCCAAGATTTCAGACTTCGGCTTGGCGAGGCTCTTTGGAGGCGACCAAACACAGGACGTCACAAATCGCGTCGTCGGAACATA CGGATACATGGCGCCGGAGTACGCAATGCGTGGGCACTACTCCGTCAAGTCGGACGTGTTCAGCTTCGGCGTCCTGATCCTGGAGATCGTCACGGGGAAGAGAAACAGCGGCTCCTACTACAGCGAGCAATCCGGCGATCTCCTCAGCGTC ATATGGGAGCACTGGACCACGGGAACCATCACGGAGATGGTGGACCGgtccatggccggcggcgcctcGGGGCGGGAGATCGCGAGGTGCATCCACGTCGGGCTTCTCTGCGTGCAGGAGAACCCCGCGAGCAGGCCGACCATGTCGGCCGTGAACGTGATGCTGAGCAGCGGCACGGTGTCGCTGCAGGCCGCGTCCAGGCCGGCGTTCTACATCCGgaagggcggcgacggcagcacCGGCACGTACTCGGGCGGGTCGTTCGTGGGCACCCTGCCGTCGTCGGGGAGGTCGGCGCCCATGTCGCCCAACGAGGTGTCCATCACCGAGCTCGAGCCGAGATAA
- the LOC102704352 gene encoding probable long-chain-alcohol O-fatty-acyltransferase 5 yields MASELRALAAVSAASAAAMAYARFATSRLAPGLPRLGAVLPVLALLPVLPFAFSSIHLRTISAFFLVWLCAFKLLLLAAGHGPLHPALPLVRFVACATLPIKVIDEKKKPSSSRCFAPGFVLSYAAKAGVFAALVSLRCYREAMPAYAVVAFDGAHVYLMLELFLASAAALARGVLGAELEPQFDRPYLATSLADFWGRRWNLMVPAVLRPSVYRPVRARLGAAAGVAAAFLVSGLMHEVLFYYIVLEPGTGEVTSFFAIHGACVAAERWWCARGGPRPPRAVATALTMAFVTGTGSWLFFAPVTRSGLDKAIVAECEGAVAFLEQAAWKCGRAFGSVVKLRSSTMSM; encoded by the coding sequence ATGGCGTCCGAGCTgcgcgctctcgccgcggtctcggccgccagcgccgcggcCATGGCCTACGCGCGCTTCGCCACCTCTCGCCTGGCCCCGGGCCTCCCCCGcctcggcgccgtcctccCGGTGCTCGCGCTCCTCCCCGTCCTCCCCTTCGCCTTCTCCTCCATCCACCTCCGCACCATCTCcgccttcttcctcgtctgGCTCTGCGCCTTCAAGCTCCTGCTCCTCGCCGCGGGGCACGGGCCTCTCCACCCGGCGCTCCCGCTCGTCCGCTTCGTCGCCTGCGCCACGCTGCCCATCAAGGTCATAGACGAGAAGAAGAAGCCCTCGTCCTCCCGGTGCTTCGCTCCGGGGTTCGTGCTGTCCTACGCGGCCAAGGCGGGCGTCTTCGCGGCGCTCGTCTCGCTGAGGTGCTACAGGGAGGCGATGCCGGCGTACGCCGTGGTGGCGTTCGACGGCGCTCACGTGTACCTGATGCTGGAGCTGTTCCTCGCatccgccgcggcgctcgcGCGCGGGGTGCTCGGCGCGGAGCTGGAGCCGCAGTTCGACCGGCCCTACCTCGCGACGTCGCTCGCGGACTTctgggggcggcggtggaaccTCATGGTCCCCGCCGTGCTCCGCCCGAGCGTGTACCGCCCCGTGCGCGCccgcctcggcgccgcggcgggcgtGGCCGCGGCGTTCCTCGTGTCGGGGCTCATGCACGAGGTCCTGTTCTACTACATCGTACTCGAGCCAGGCACGGGCGAGGTGACCTCGTTCTTCGCCATCCACGGCGCGTgcgtggcggcggagcggtGGTGGTGTGCCCGCGGCggcccgcggccgccgcgcgccgtggcgacggcgctgaCGATGGCGTTCGTGACGGGCACCGGGTCGTGGCTCTTCTTCGCGCCCGTGACGCGGAGCGGGCTGGACAAGGCCATCGTCGCGGAGTGCGAGGGAGCCGTGGCGTTCCTGGAACAGGCCGCCTGGAAGTGCGGCCGCGCGTTTGGTTCCGTCGTGAAGCTCCGCTCGTCAACCATGTCCATGTAA